The genomic region GGGGAGTTTGTCTATGTTGGCTAAGCAAGTCACAATAACATTGTCTTGAGCAGTTATCCTCAACATGCTTGTTCCACTGACCAGATTATCGCTTCCCCTAACAAAGTCAGTGATATATTGTGAATTGCTAACGTCCGTATTGTTTAATTGCCATGTAATAAGAGGAACTGGGAACCAGTTTAAGAATTCGCAAGCAAGGTATACAGTAGAGTTTGGTGTTGTGGTAATACTGCCATTGGTTATTTTCAACGAACCATCGACTGGAAAAAGAAGAGCAATTATTACATCAACCGACTTGATTTTGATACATTTTCTTCTGTACAAATATTCCTATTCACTAGAAACAGTTAAgcatattagtgatatataaaaatagcaaaatgatGCTCAGAAAAGGTTAATATTTAGTTATGCCCGGATACTCATGTCTACACAGCTTTGTGGATGGAGTTAAGAGGAAGGTATTTTTCACCGGTCACTTCGCtggaaacatgttttttttttttttaacagagccgAACAATAATCTTTTGTCAGTATGGTGAGAATTTGAAAACCTGGAGGAATGTTTGTGCAACTTTAAAGAGTTgtcccataaagcacttcagcttagtGCTTCAGATATTACTTTATACAAGTGCTGATTTCACCATAATCTGACCTTTTTATTAATACCTTTAGGAACAGAAACTCAAGGAGACAGCTTGTGGTGGGTTCCTGGCTTACTCACTGTAGTTCAAAGCAGAAGATATTGCttctcaaagaaaaaaagtggtTTCAATGTTTCTCTGAGAGAAGCATTGTTGGTGTGTCCCAATGCTTCTCTTGCAGAGCTTccgtaagatttttttttcatgtagtaACAGGATTATTGAGCATCTGTGATTCATTGTTCTGCTTTTTGTGATTATTAAACAATTTACATGTACGATTCTGTAACCAAGGTTTCAGTTGGTGCGAGGTGAGATTACAAGCTGTAACTTTGTACTCTCAGAGGGAGAGTGCTGTTTGCCATAAATCTGACAATTAACCCTTTCATGATCCCACACCACTATCATGACCCTGTACCTGACACTGCCATTAGCAGATTGTTCTGAGTGAAATAAAAATCCACAAAATCATCTAAATTTAAAGAACCTCCAAAGTCATCCAGGCCACTTCACCTGCATGTTGCTGTCTGGGTGTGTatccctgtcattttaaccctccaatgaaaaacattttagtagaaactgtaatgtttacattacagggttaatataCGCCTGGTGGCTGTCTTTGTGATACCACTGGAGGTGCTTTGTCTTCCAGCATTTGAGTGGAGGGGAGCAGCATTTGGCCGCCCATGCTTACTCTATCCAATGCTATTAGTAGAAATGGATTGTAGAAGATCGCGGGTGATGTCAGCTTGGATTCTGACATCACCAGAGGAGGATCTGCAGGCTCCATTGGAGGAGTCCCAGCGCTGGAAACCAGGTGggaaaatctttattaaatttacattttatagtGGAAAGTGTGGTAGACAGTTCTCACAAAGCTATAAGAGAATCTATTGTCCTAAAATAACAATTGTTTTCTGTATGTAAttagagttcaatttacagagcaggagatacacacgtttaaagtaaaaaacaactgattgaaaattaaactatttttttttcatgcagattgTGTCAATCACAGTCAGGGCAgctatggctagggctgcagaaacaaaagcgatttagcttctaaatggcagagaattaagcagtgagactttagagacatgatctatacacaaaaactgctttataagctaaagttgtgttggtgactatagtgtccctttaagccatgaGCCAtatttccaaatatatatatatatatatatatatatatatatatatatatatatatatatatatatatatatatatatatatatatatatatatatactggagtCTATATTAACACTGACTAAAACAACTCAAATGTAAAATATCAGCATTTAAAACCAGAGATAGGATAAACTAATTCACCAATTCTAAATCCTAGTACTTTGGGGCCGCATGTTGGCTTACTAAATGATCTATTGCTAGGGCTGAGCTCAGTATAACTATGGTTTTGAGCAGAAGTTTTACGTTTGATGTTTAAAGAAACAATTATATTAAATTACAAGAATGATTACATTCAGTAGTGTAATTCACACGCAGAATTTTCACTAGGACTCCTATTGAACATAAAGATATTTATAGTTTATTCACTTACGATAGAGCTGTAGTGAATTAAAactgaaaaactgaaaaatgtctaCTAAAATAGCCTAGCAGTGACTATGACAGAGTTgaataaatgtttttctttttccaaatCAGGACTTTCTGCCATATATTTtgaccgttcctgtggaactcacttccctcctccgttagatgctcaacccagtctccactccttcaaaaaaattgttaaaaacccacttcgtcataaaagcgtatcaattaaactgttaatagctcccgatcagggccgccatcagggggcgaCAACCACAACGGTTGTCAGGGGCCCGGcgaccctggggggcccagccgcccgggccccacgtgtagcggcagaactgccgccggtgcagttgcaccggggcccacagGCTGTTTGtgcctatcgggtggcccacacacttagggcgaTCCGATGGGaactgtatcttcaggggcccggtcagtgctgcggccgtgcaatagagcgaccgggcccctttaaaaaaaaaaactaaaaaaaacgcagcagcagcaagtgatgctgggaggaagtggtcacttcctcccagctcactccacgtgggaggagcgcgcgccagtgaagagggagagcaaCAGCCGTGCCGACTCCCATCatgcccagccaccctcctgcaaaggaaAGGTAaggaacaggagggtggctggaaaatgagctgtgtgtgtgtgtgtgtatgtatgcatgtatgtcagtatgtgtgtatatatgtcagtatgtatgtgtatatgtctgtgtgtctgtcagtatgtatgtatatatgtatggctGTACgcacgtatgtatgtatgtatgcatgtatgccagtttgaatgtatgtctgtatgtctgtatgccattatgaatgtatgtctgtgtatgtatggatatgtgtatggatgtcagtgtctgtatgtatgtatatgtctgtcagtatgtatgtatacagggagtgcagaattattaggcaagttgtatttttgaggattaattttattattgaacaacaaccatgttctcaatgaacccaaaaaactcattaatatcaaagctgaatatttttggaagtagtttttagtttgtttttagttatagctattttagggggatatctgtgtgtgcaggtgactattactgtgcataattattaggcaacttaacaaaaaacaaatatatacccatttcaattatttatttttaccagtgaaaccaatataacatctcaacattcacaaatatacatttctgacattcaaaaacataacaaaaacaaatcagtgaccaatatagccacctttctttgcaaggacactcaaaagcctgccatccatggattctgtcagtgttttgatctgttcaccatcaacattgcgtgcagaagcaaccacagcctcccagacactgttcagagaggtgtactgttttccctccttgtaaatctcacatttgatgatggaccacaggttctcaatggggttcagatcaggtgaacaaggaggccatgtcattagattttcttcttttataccctttcttgccagccacgctgtggactacttggacgcgtgtgatggagcattgtcctgcatgaaaatcacgtTTTTCTTGAagaatgcagacttcttcctgtaccactgcttgaagaaggtgtcttccagaaactgggagttgagcttgactccatcctcaacccgaaaaggccccaccatctttgatgataccagcccaaaccagtactccacctccaccttgctggcgtctgagtcagactggagctctctgccctttaccaatccatccatctggcccatcaagactcactctcatttcatcagtccataaaaccttagaaaaatcagtcttgagatatttcttggcccagtcttgacgtttcagcttgtgtgtcttgttcagtggtggtcgtctttcagcctttcttaccttgaccatgtctctgagtattgcacaccttgtgctttcgggcactctagtgatgttgcagactggtggcaagtggcatcttggcagctgcacgcttgacttttctcagttcatgggcagttattttgcgccttggtttctccacacgcttcttgcgaccctgttgactattttgaatgaaacgcttgattgttcgatgatcacgcttcagaagctttgcaattttaagagtgctgcatccctctgcaagatatctcaccatttttaacttttctgagcctgtcaagtccttcttttgacccattttgccaaaggaaaggaggttgcctaataattatgcacaagtgatatagggtgttgatgtcattagaccacaccccttctcattacagagatgcacatcacctaatatgcttaattggtagtaggctttcgagcctatacagcttggagtaagacaacatgcataaagaggatgatgtggtcaaaatactcatttgcctaataattctgcacgcagtgtatatgtatgtctgtgtgtctgtatgcatgtatgtcagtatgtatgtatgcatgtctgtatgtatgtatatatgtatgtatgtatatatgtatgcatgtctgtatgtatgtacatatgtatgtcattatgaacgtatgtctgtgtgtatgtgtgtatatatgcatgtatgccagtatgaatgtatgtctgtatgccattatgaatgtatgtctgtgtatgtatggatgtgtgtatggatgtcagtgtctctatacatttatgtctgtctgtatgaatatatgtatgtatatatgtatatatgccagtatgaatgtatgtatgtatgtatgtatgtatgtcattatgaatgtatgtctgtgtgtatgtatgtcggtgtgtatgtatgtatgtgtctttatgtcctcatgcatgtgtgtcggtgtgtatgttagtatgtatctggctgtcactatgtatgcctgtgtgtatgtctcagtatgtgtgtgtcagtatgtatgcttatatgtgtgtatgtctgtttcagtatgtgtgtctgttagtatgtatctgtgtatgtgtatctgtgtccttttgtatcagtgtgtgtgtttgtgtctgtgtgtgtattcctgtgggcgggatttggaggcggaccctgtgggtgggattggaggcgggccccagtgggcccagaccctgagctaagttaggggccccaaaatttctggtggcggccctgctcccgactgattcctctcttgcaactgtcactagtccttacctttttgtgtcattttaccccactccctctagcatggaagctcattgagcagggccctcaacccttctgttcctgtgtgtccaacttgtctggttacaactatatgTCTATTCgttcacccactgtaaagcgctgcagaatttgatggcgctatataaataatataataataatattcagaacCACCATATAGATTAATCACCTAACAAACAACGTGGCAATGAACAAGCAAGTCTATTTTGACTCATGATTTGGAGTTCCACCCACAGcaccaaaaaacataaaatattgatGGGGTAAAAAGATGGATGACTAGGAGACAGACACTAGATGCTGATTTtactcacagatcaagtgagaagtgatcaaCTGAGGGAAAAAATgaggaacagtaaaaaataaaatctatatttacatattatatatttaataaatacaaataaaaacattttcatctttttttactgcaccactttttgttttttcaattggttacttttttttaaaatagatctGTGAACCAAGAGGTAGGAAAATGCAGCTGTGGACTGCTgcaatatttgatattttttaatacgTTGGTATATATTTACGtacttgtttttatatatatatatatatatattttaaaagtttgaaAAGAATCATGTTAAAAGTTTGTACAAAAAtctaaaattatttgaaaagcttatgcaaaTCGAGGTCCAAGTTGGGTATTTTTCTGCCATTTATATATTTTGACCTACAAGTCACTTGTCACCTGAATACTATTCCTTGCTTTGATGCTGTTAGTAATTCCAGtgtaaagttataaataaaagcGTACATACCTTGCACTGTAAGATATGCATCTTTTGGAACAACCTCTAAAACGTTGCACTGGATCATTCCTGAGTTAGAATAGGAAACATTGATAATTGTAATTTGAGAGGTGAAGGCTTCATTCCCAGTGTTTGTGCTGTTGGTCACTGTGATTTGTGGGTTTTGCACGACAGTCCCCGAAGTCGGCGTTATACTGACAGAGAAAATGCCATTAATAAACCAGGTTAGACTTTGCCACCCTTTGTCAACAGTGCACACAAAGCTGGCGTTGGAACCAGCAAGCACGGTGACATTACTGGGGCCTTGTAGAATGTCTGCATGTGAGTTGTaacctatgaaaaaaaaaaaaaaagaaaagaagacagACAATATAATATGACAGAATTGATCACACACCTGGCAACCtggaaaacaaactaaaaatatcCACCATATTGATTTCCTTGTCCTGTATACAATGCCCTGATACCCAAGTGTCCTGCATTTGATATGAATTATGCAATGGAACCTGGTTATATTTGCCAAATAATGGACTTAGCTATGCCTCCAAAATGCTAACTATTCAGGCAAGGGGTGCACACATGTAATAGCACCCATTCAGTGCTCTGGCCATGGTTAATGGGTGTTGCCAATTATCAGTAACGGTAGGAACAAAATAGCAGGCACGTCTGAGGTAAAGGTTCTAGAATGTGGCAGTTGCCATGGATACCAGTAGAATTTTCCTGGTGATTACTTAATTTTTACAACTTtgtaccagaaccactgcatttaCATAGCCATTCTGGGGCAAAGGTCTTACAGTGAAACTGgcttttttatgtaatatttttgctGTGTTAATTTCCTCAGTTGCCACATTATGGTTTTGAGacaggagaagtcattataagttgcaattTCAGTTGAATTTGAAGAAACCACTTGAGGCATTCGTtgcgttgagctatttcaattgctttggtttgatttgttcattgcaaacagctgaacgcCTGTAAAATTTGACAATAAACATGATTTTCAATGGTGGTGGCGTAATTGTGATTATGACTGCATGCCCCTGCTTACCATGAAATATAAACAAGAGAAGGAAGCCCGTTCCAGAACAAatgtccttttattttcatagTGACCTCTTTTACTCCTCGGATCAGCTCACGAAATGTGTTTTCCGTATCCTTTCCTAATCCCAAACTATCTGCCTTTATTCCCTACATCATCACTCGCTTATATCTCCTGAATTATCTGTTCTGCACATGTTTTAGAATGATTTCATCCATACGGTAAACCTTTCATTTCTTTTCCATAATGTGAAATAAAATATCACCATTCTACAGTCGCCTATCTTCAAATATTAATTCACAAGCGTAAGAAATCCGTCACCGGTAGAATTTTTCCAGTAATTGCCTAATACGTTCTAGAATAATTTCCAAAAATATTGCAAGCAAAGACATTTATAAAGTCTGCCGTGGAAATGTACCGCTTTctgatttatttttgcattgattttttttttttttttaaatatctacaaATGTACATTATTATTTGGTACAAAATGctcattttgctttttttttttttttctaggtagAAGTTATACTTTTATCACAATgtcactttttttccttttttacctAGAGGCAGCATAATAGTATATGCAATGCATCCAGTACTAATCTATCAAAGTCGTGTTAAAATTCTAGATCAAATGGCCAAATCTTTTGTATTCAGTAAAACATTCTACACCGAGAAAGAAATATACTGCTAGATATTGTAGTGCTGTTTTCAAAACCACTGCTAAAAAATATGTTTGCATTcactctttaatttttttaaatattttttaaacagtaattattcatttggtttgtatattttaaattgtaATGTCTTGTAGACTTGTGAATCAAACATTATGAATACAGAAATTAATGTTCATAAATTGAAATTGTTTAAATGTTGTACTTTCTCATCATGatttttgattgaaaaaaaaaaacatatatattaaaataattttactaaTATTCAGCAGTCACGTTAAAATTCCAGGCTTGCTGACGTCTAAAGTGACATACTATGTACCTAGTCCTGAGTGCAAAGCATCCTGGGAAAGATTATAGAGGAAGGCCTGGTGTGCACAGACATGCATAGAACGTCTAGGTGGTTATCATGTGTTTCAACGCTGGAGTCCAATATTgggtaatattttaattttacaatattttCTAATCTATGTTTCTGCTAGCACAGATATATGAGCTGAAAGGGAATGGTAGTGTGTGCAAGAGAGGAAATTAGATTGAAATTATGATTTGAAGCAGTGTGAGGAATATTTGGATAAAAAAgggaattttaccacatgacaggaggcttcctattttgcattaaactctctttactaaccccacatagcagtaaagaaaagtgaaaacactaaccaatcaaaatgctataggaagtatagtattcacagtgatgagactcctccccctctttctttactgctccatcaaacagacaggtcagagtattactcttctccattactttatgttcttattgcctctttgaggttgtttctatattatattttttgatatactttgctgtatgttcttgctgtgcttctgtactatgtgcagctgtgttttttctatgttatttattgtgtttgtACCTTATTCATGGTTtctgccctctcccctccttgCTCTCACTTCTCTGGGGTTTGAGGTCTTACTGGGGTTACATGTTAATATTGAATTAAGCGATCCCTTTACTGCCTATAACGGCCATCCTGTATTGTCTTACCTATCTTTTCTCCGCGGGTCGCTCCTCCCGATCGCTCAACGTCGTGTGCTCCGAGATTTCGGCAGCCCACGTACCAGTCATAGGGATACCCGTAGGAAAGGACCCACTGGAATGCCGACTCCTGAGGGGCGTTCGATTATAGAGACCTCCGATACCCAAATCCTCTCGCATATGGGACGTCGAGGTTGTCTTACAATTCTTGAGAGACTGGCCGGATAACGGCAGACTCTCTCTCCGACAACTCTCAGCTAAACTGACGCTCCTGCTTTGCCTAGTCTCGTTCCATCGGGTTTCGGACATGCGGGCGTTTGACTTCAACGCTTTTTCGGTCTCCTCTGAGGGTTACCTTTCAAGTATCGCAGCGTACGATATCGGACTCGACATCGGTCTTCTACCCATTTTTCCCTACCGACCCACAACTTTACGTGGTGTCTACCCTACGTTGGTATGTGGAGGTCACATCCCCGCTTCGGGTCTCCACTTCAGGAGAATTTTTTGGTGTCTTATGTTAGACCACAAGTACCCGTCTCGACTACCACTCTCGCCAGATTCTATCACTGGCGGGGGTGGATGAGGTCTTCGGAACCCACTCCGTTCACGGGGTGGCGGCTTCTTCAGCTTTCACGGCGGGCGCTTCGCTGGCGGATATCCTATGTTCCGCGGACTGGTCGCGAGAATCTACCTTTCGGACATTCTACTTCCGCCCGGGGGCGGACACTTTTCTCCTCCATCagcattaaaaaaatgcaaaataggaagcctcctgtcatgtggtaaaatgaaagattatgctagcgttagtgtacttataatcttaattttagtaatgacaggaggtgagtatttcccCACCCTTTCCCACCCTGGGAAGAGAGGTCTCACGTAAGTATATTTGTCTTCTGTCTACTTCTTCCCTGCATCGGTCTTTGATTTCTCCTCCTAAGTATGGGGTTTGTTCTGATTATGTATGTTTATAACTTTTCACTTGCCGTTTATAGTCTGTCGTTTATAGTCAATAATATAACATCCCTGCGAGTTTGTGTTAGGTTATTACCATTACTTCAAACAGTTTCCAGACCTGTACCTAACCTATTTCACGTTCTCTTTCAGTGTAAATTTGTGGTGTTACAGTTCGTTCTCAGGATGGAC from Pelobates fuscus isolate aPelFus1 chromosome 1, aPelFus1.pri, whole genome shotgun sequence harbors:
- the IGSF5 gene encoding immunoglobulin superfamily member 5 isoform X2 — encoded protein: MDGGGRSFVLHIVVLCLTQCYNSHADILQGPSNVTVLAGSNASFVCTVDKGWQSLTWFINGIFSVSITPTSGTVVQNPQITVTNSTNTGNEAFTSQITIINVSYSNSGMIQCNVLEVVPKDAYLTVQVDGSLKITNGSITTTPNSTVYLACEFLNWFPVPLITWQLNNTDVSNSQYITDFVRGSDNLVSGTSMLRITAQDNVIVTCLANIDKLPAPKSTSVDLTIKESTSEPSYGDRWKTSQQNSEYLRRMEDRGFGENNSAYTPEPSPLPDNSFIESNGYSEIISNRIPQSQVSVSGDSDTQSRKIRHLTLV
- the IGSF5 gene encoding immunoglobulin superfamily member 5 isoform X1 — encoded protein: MDGGGRSFVLHIVVLCLTQCYNSHADILQGPSNVTVLAGSNASFVCTVDKGWQSLTWFINGIFSVSITPTSGTVVQNPQITVTNSTNTGNEAFTSQITIINVSYSNSGMIQCNVLEVVPKDAYLTVQVDGSLKITNGSITTTPNSTVYLACEFLNWFPVPLITWQLNNTDVSNSQYITDFVRGSDNLVSGTSMLRITAQDNVIVTCLANIDKLPAPKSTSVDLTIKESTSGGSMDKTTIIIIAVTVSLGCLLILIIIIVTIVCCRKKKKREPSYGDRWKTSQQNSEYLRRMEDRGFGENNSAYTPEPSPLPDNSFIESNGYSEIISNRIPQSQVSVSGDSDTQSRKIRHLTLV